A stretch of DNA from Variovorax paradoxus:
CGCTGCGCGCCCGCTTCACCACCACCGACGACCAGCTCAAGGCGCGCGACGTCGTGCAGCGCGCGCTGGTGCCCGACGCCAGCGACCCGCCCTACACGGTGGCGCTGAACCTGCTGTCGCGTTCGCCGAAGTGGCTCACGTCGCTGCATGCGTACCCGATGTACCTGGGTCTGGACCTGCGCGGCGGGGTCGATTTCCTGCTGCAGGTCGACATGAAGGGCGCCATCGACAAGAAGGCCGAATCGTTCGCGAGCGACCTGCGCACCACCTTCCGCGACAAGAACATCCGCGGCACCCAGGTCAGCCGCAACGGCCAGACCGTCGAGGTGACGTTCCGCGACGCGGCCTCGCTCGAGACCGCCAAGCGCCTGATCGTGGACCAGTTCCCCGACCTCAGCACCACCGACGCGCAAGACGGCACCAACTGGCGCCTGACCGCCACCATCAAGCCCGAGGCGGCCCGCCGCCTGCAGGACGCCGCGCTCAAGCAGAACATCACGACCCTGCACAACCGGATCAACGAACTCGGCGTGGCCGAGCCGGTGATCCAGCAGCAGGGCCTGGACCGCATCGTCGTGCAGCTCCCGGGCGTGCAGGACACGGCCAAGGCCAAGGAAATCCTGGGCCGCACCGCCACGCTCGAAATGCGCATGGTGGACGAAAGCGCCGAAGGCCGCGCGGCCGAACTGAGCGGCGCGCCCGTGCCTTTCGGCTCCGAGAAATTCCTCGACCGCAGCGGCCGTCCGGTGATCGTGAAGAAGCAGGTGCTCGTCACCGGCGAGAACCTCACCGACGCCCAGCCCGGCTTCGACCAGCAGAGCAATCAGCCCAAGGTCGACCTGACCATGGACGCCAAGGGCGGTCGCATCATGCGCGACGTCAGCCGCGAGAACTACAAGAAGCGCATGGCCATGCTGATCTTCGAGAAGGGCAAGGGCGAAGTGCTCACGGCCCCGTCGATCAACGGCGAACTGGGCAACCGCTTCCAGGTTTCGGGTTCGATGACGGTGGCCGAAGCCAGCGACCTCGCCCTGCTGCTGCGCGCCGGCTCGCTGGCTGCGCCCATGGAGATCATCCAGGAGCGCACCATCGGCCCGACGCTCGGTGCCGACAACATCGAAAAAGGCTTCAAGAGCGTGATGTACGGCTTCCTGGCCATCATGGTCTTCATGTGCCTGTACTACGCACTGTTCGGCCTGTTCTCGTCGATCGCGCTGGCCGTCAACCTGATGCTGCTGGTCGCCATCCTGTCGATGCTGCAGGCCACGCTCACGCTGCCCGGCATCGCGGCCATGGCGCTCGCCATCGGCGTGGCCATCGACTCCAACGTGCTCATCAACGAGCGCGTGCGCGAAGAGTTGCGCAACGGCGCCTCGCCGCAGGCCGCCATCCACGCGGGCTACGACCGCGCCTGGGGCACGATTCTCGACTCCAACGTGACCACGCTGATCGCGGGCATTGCGCTGCTGGCCTTCGGCTCGGGCCCGGTGCGCGGCTTCGCCGTGGTGCACTGCATCGGCATCGTCACCTCGATGTTCTCCGCCGTGTTCTTCTCGCGCGGCCTCGTGAACTTCTGGTACGGCAACAAGAAGAAGCTCAAGACCGTGTCGATCGGCACCGTCTGGCGGCCTAAAACCGGTAGCGCCGACGGCACCGCCGTGGTCGAAACCAAGTAACGGCCGAGGACCATCGCCATGGAATTCTTCCGCATCCACAAGACCATCCCGTTCATGCGCCATGCCCTGGTGCTGAACATCATCTCCTTCGCAACCTTTGCGCTGGCGCTGTTCTTCCTGTTCCACCGCGGACTGCACCTGTCGGTGGAGTTCACCGGCGGCACGGTGATGGAAGTGGCCTACGAGCAATCGGCCGACATCGGCAAGGTGCGCGAGGCCGTCACCAAGCTCGGCTATCCCGAAGTGCAGGTGCAGAACTACGGCACCTCGCGCGACGTGCAGATCCGCCTGCCCACGCAGAAGGGCATGAGCTCCGACCAGCAGAGCGCGCAGGTCATGCAGGCGCTGAAGTCGGTCGATCCGTCGGCCACGCAGCGCGGCATCGAGGTCGTCGGGCCGCAGGTCGGCGAGGAGCTGACCACCAACGGCATCAAGGCGCTGGCCATGGTGGTGGTGGGCATCATGATCTACCTGGCGTTCCGCTTCGAATGGAAGTTCGCGCTGTCCACCGTGCTGGCCAACCTGCACGACGTGGTGATCATCCTGGGCTTCTTCGCGTTCTTCCAGTGGGAGTTCTCGCTGGCGGTGCTGGCGGCGGTGCTGGCGGTGCTGGGCTACTCGGTGAACGAGTCGGTCGTGATTTTCGACCGCGTGCGCGAGAACTTCCGCCGTTACCGCAAGATGACGACCACCGAAGTCATCGACAACGCGATCACCTCGACCATCAGCCGCACGATCATCACGCACGGCTCCACGCAGCTCGTGGTGCTGTCGATGTTCTTCTTCGGCGGCCCCACGCTGCACTACTTCGCGCTGGCACTGACGATCGGCATCTGCTTCGGCATCTACTCGTCGTGCTTCGTGGCGGCCGCGATCGCGATGTGGCTCGGCGTGAAGCGTGAAGACTTGATCAAGGGCCCCGTCAAGCGCGACGGCGATCCCGGCGGCGACGACCCGAACGCCGGCGCGGTGGTCTGAGGGATACTGCGGCGCGGCTGCGCGTCAACCGCACTTGTGCGGTGACGCATCCCGATGCAAGCTCGGGGTTGTCATGCACGAACCGTATCCTCCGGCCTTTCTGATTCTTCAATGAGCACTGCGCGGTCCGCCTCTTCCCTGCAGCTCGCACGCGAGGCGCGTGAGCGTTTCGTGGCGGCCACGGAAGGTGCGATCGCTCC
This window harbors:
- the secD gene encoding protein translocase subunit SecD, with translation MNRYPVWKYAIIVIVLLVGLIYALPNFFGEAPAVQVSAAKTTVKVDAATQTRVEEALKAAGLTPDLVTLDAGSLRARFTTTDDQLKARDVVQRALVPDASDPPYTVALNLLSRSPKWLTSLHAYPMYLGLDLRGGVDFLLQVDMKGAIDKKAESFASDLRTTFRDKNIRGTQVSRNGQTVEVTFRDAASLETAKRLIVDQFPDLSTTDAQDGTNWRLTATIKPEAARRLQDAALKQNITTLHNRINELGVAEPVIQQQGLDRIVVQLPGVQDTAKAKEILGRTATLEMRMVDESAEGRAAELSGAPVPFGSEKFLDRSGRPVIVKKQVLVTGENLTDAQPGFDQQSNQPKVDLTMDAKGGRIMRDVSRENYKKRMAMLIFEKGKGEVLTAPSINGELGNRFQVSGSMTVAEASDLALLLRAGSLAAPMEIIQERTIGPTLGADNIEKGFKSVMYGFLAIMVFMCLYYALFGLFSSIALAVNLMLLVAILSMLQATLTLPGIAAMALAIGVAIDSNVLINERVREELRNGASPQAAIHAGYDRAWGTILDSNVTTLIAGIALLAFGSGPVRGFAVVHCIGIVTSMFSAVFFSRGLVNFWYGNKKKLKTVSIGTVWRPKTGSADGTAVVETK
- the secF gene encoding protein translocase subunit SecF, whose translation is MEFFRIHKTIPFMRHALVLNIISFATFALALFFLFHRGLHLSVEFTGGTVMEVAYEQSADIGKVREAVTKLGYPEVQVQNYGTSRDVQIRLPTQKGMSSDQQSAQVMQALKSVDPSATQRGIEVVGPQVGEELTTNGIKALAMVVVGIMIYLAFRFEWKFALSTVLANLHDVVIILGFFAFFQWEFSLAVLAAVLAVLGYSVNESVVIFDRVRENFRRYRKMTTTEVIDNAITSTISRTIITHGSTQLVVLSMFFFGGPTLHYFALALTIGICFGIYSSCFVAAAIAMWLGVKREDLIKGPVKRDGDPGGDDPNAGAVV